In Streptomyces sp. P3, one DNA window encodes the following:
- a CDS encoding carbohydrate ABC transporter permease: protein MTQVLDRPAELTARATPAERTARRRALLEWIAVHSLGVAAALFFTLPFVFVFLTSLMSDSQALSRDLIPHTWEWANYRKVFDTPGFLTWWRNTLIYAGLGTVLTVVSSIPVAYALAKFRFRGRNLTLMLVISMMMLPPQVVVIPMYLFWAKQLDLSGTLWPLIIPLAFGDAFSIFLLRQFLLTIPGEYLDAAKVDGCGDLRTLLKVVLPMAKPGIAAVALFQFFAAWNDYFGPQIYASENPDAWTLSYALESFKGAHHTDWNLTMAATVLVMAPVILVFFFAQKAFVEGVTLTGVKG, encoded by the coding sequence ATGACGCAAGTACTCGACCGTCCGGCGGAGTTGACGGCACGCGCCACGCCCGCCGAGCGCACCGCCCGCCGCAGGGCGCTGCTGGAATGGATCGCGGTGCACTCCCTCGGCGTCGCCGCCGCGCTCTTCTTCACCCTCCCGTTCGTGTTCGTGTTCCTGACCTCCCTGATGAGCGACTCGCAGGCGCTCAGCCGGGACCTGATCCCGCACACCTGGGAATGGGCCAACTACCGGAAGGTCTTCGACACCCCGGGCTTCCTCACCTGGTGGCGCAACACGCTGATCTACGCCGGCCTCGGGACCGTCCTCACCGTGGTGTCGTCGATCCCGGTCGCCTACGCGCTGGCCAAGTTCCGCTTCCGGGGCCGGAACCTGACGCTCATGCTGGTGATCTCGATGATGATGCTGCCCCCGCAGGTGGTCGTCATCCCGATGTACCTGTTCTGGGCCAAGCAGCTCGACCTGTCCGGCACCCTGTGGCCGTTGATCATCCCGCTGGCGTTCGGCGACGCCTTCTCGATCTTCCTGCTGCGCCAGTTCCTGCTGACCATCCCGGGCGAGTACCTGGACGCGGCGAAGGTGGACGGCTGCGGCGACCTGCGCACCCTGCTGAAGGTCGTCCTGCCGATGGCCAAGCCCGGCATCGCCGCCGTGGCCCTCTTCCAGTTCTTCGCCGCCTGGAACGACTACTTCGGCCCGCAGATCTACGCCTCCGAGAACCCGGACGCGTGGACCCTCTCCTACGCCCTGGAGTCCTTCAAGGGAGCGCACCACACCGACTGGAACCTCACCATGGCGGCCACCGTGCTGGTCATGGCCCCCGTGATCCTCGTGTTCTTCTTCGCGCAGAAGGCGTTCGTCGAAGGTGTCACCCTCACCGGAGTGAAGGGTTAA
- a CDS encoding carbohydrate ABC transporter permease — protein sequence MATTHTLRAKHRRSALRTLAFLSPWLIGFAVFFAYPMISTVYFSFMHYDGFRPPTWSGTKNWTYVFEHYPFFWPALRNTLWLVVIMVTLRVLFGLGIGMLITKIKTGTGVFRTLFYLPYLAPPVAATMAFAFLLNPGTGPVNSLLENVGIPAPGWFNDPDWSKPALTLMFLWGVGDLMVIFMAALLDVPKEQYEAAELDGASAWQRFRFVTLPNISPIIMFAVVTGVIAAMQCYTQPLVAGKVASGVIQGAGTMFEPGYPEHSTLTLPQLVYNLGFQRFDYGSACVVALVLFALSMAFTALLMRRRGGLLQAGD from the coding sequence ATGGCGACGACCCATACGCTGAGGGCGAAGCACCGGCGCTCGGCCCTGCGCACGCTCGCCTTCCTCTCGCCCTGGCTGATCGGCTTCGCGGTCTTCTTCGCGTACCCGATGATCTCCACCGTCTACTTCTCGTTCATGCACTACGACGGCTTCCGGCCGCCGACCTGGAGCGGCACGAAGAACTGGACGTACGTCTTCGAGCACTACCCCTTCTTCTGGCCGGCGCTGCGCAACACCCTGTGGCTGGTCGTGATCATGGTGACCCTGCGAGTGCTGTTCGGGCTCGGGATCGGCATGCTGATCACGAAGATCAAGACCGGCACCGGAGTCTTCCGCACCCTGTTCTACCTGCCCTACCTCGCCCCGCCGGTGGCGGCGACCATGGCCTTCGCGTTCCTGCTCAACCCCGGCACCGGCCCCGTCAACTCGCTGCTGGAGAACGTCGGCATCCCGGCACCGGGCTGGTTCAACGACCCGGACTGGTCCAAGCCCGCGCTCACCCTGATGTTCCTGTGGGGGGTCGGCGACCTGATGGTCATCTTCATGGCCGCCCTGCTCGACGTGCCGAAGGAGCAGTACGAGGCAGCCGAACTGGACGGCGCCTCGGCGTGGCAGCGGTTCCGGTTCGTCACCCTCCCCAACATCTCGCCGATCATCATGTTCGCGGTCGTGACCGGCGTGATCGCGGCGATGCAGTGCTACACCCAGCCCCTGGTCGCCGGAAAGGTCGCCTCGGGCGTGATCCAGGGCGCGGGCACCATGTTCGAGCCCGGTTACCCGGAGCACTCCACCCTCACCCTCCCCCAGCTCGTCTACAACCTCGGCTTCCAGCGCTTCGACTACGGCTCGGCGTGCGTCGTGGCCCTGGTCCTGTTCGCCCTGTCGATGGCGTTCACCGCGCTGCTGATGCGGCGCCGGGGCGGGCTCCTCCAGGCAGGTGACTGA
- a CDS encoding ABC transporter substrate-binding protein: protein MPTRIPQVVRKAAFALTVSTALLLSTTACTGQSASDASDDASKETTLTFWHAWSAPNEVKAVQALVAGFEKTHPDVHVKVVGNMTDDKINQALRAGGSTAPDVISSFTTNNVGKFCSSGALVDLNPFFKKANIDPATTFPKAMNEYTQFEGDRCAVPLLGDAYGLYYNRTAFEKAGITAPPKTWSEFEADAKKLTITQGATYKQLGFMPNYHGWETTTEHYMGQFGPTYFDASGKSTIGTDPAVAAAFTTQKKLVDELGGFRKLETFRAGLGDEWGPKHPFHTGQVAMQLDGEWRLGMALEAKPAFEIGVAPLPVPDDQAARYGKGYITGTIAGIAATSKKQNAAWELVKYMTTDTDAVVAFSNAIHNVPSTLDALKSPDLKYDPRFKTFLDIAANPNSTTSPASVNGGVYLTTVQQLGYDYESGKVTDLAAGLKKAAAQIDTDIAQAK, encoded by the coding sequence ATGCCCACACGCATACCCCAGGTAGTCCGAAAAGCGGCTTTCGCCCTCACCGTTTCCACCGCTCTGCTGCTGAGCACGACCGCCTGCACCGGCCAGTCCGCCTCCGACGCGAGCGACGACGCGTCGAAGGAGACGACCCTCACCTTCTGGCACGCCTGGAGCGCGCCGAACGAGGTGAAGGCCGTGCAGGCGCTGGTCGCCGGCTTCGAGAAGACGCACCCCGACGTCCATGTGAAGGTCGTCGGCAACATGACCGACGACAAGATCAACCAGGCGTTGCGGGCCGGCGGCAGCACGGCGCCCGACGTGATCTCGTCCTTCACCACCAACAACGTCGGCAAGTTCTGCTCGTCGGGCGCCCTGGTCGACCTCAACCCCTTCTTCAAGAAGGCGAACATCGACCCGGCGACGACGTTCCCGAAGGCGATGAACGAGTACACCCAGTTCGAGGGCGACCGGTGCGCCGTCCCGCTGCTGGGCGACGCCTACGGCCTCTACTACAACCGGACGGCGTTCGAGAAGGCCGGCATCACCGCTCCCCCGAAGACCTGGTCCGAGTTCGAGGCCGACGCCAAGAAGCTGACGATCACCCAGGGCGCCACCTACAAGCAGCTCGGCTTCATGCCGAACTACCACGGCTGGGAGACGACCACCGAGCACTACATGGGCCAGTTCGGGCCGACCTACTTCGACGCGTCCGGCAAGTCGACCATCGGCACGGACCCGGCGGTCGCGGCGGCCTTCACCACCCAGAAGAAGCTGGTCGACGAGCTCGGCGGGTTCAGGAAGCTGGAGACCTTCCGCGCCGGCCTCGGCGACGAGTGGGGCCCCAAGCACCCCTTCCACACCGGCCAGGTGGCCATGCAGCTGGACGGCGAGTGGCGCCTGGGCATGGCCCTGGAGGCCAAGCCCGCCTTCGAGATCGGCGTCGCCCCGCTGCCCGTCCCGGACGACCAGGCGGCCCGGTACGGCAAGGGCTACATCACCGGAACCATCGCCGGCATCGCCGCCACCAGCAAGAAGCAGAACGCGGCCTGGGAACTGGTGAAGTACATGACCACCGACACGGACGCGGTCGTCGCCTTCTCCAACGCCATCCACAACGTGCCCTCCACCCTGGACGCCCTGAAGTCCCCCGACCTGAAGTACGACCCGCGGTTCAAGACGTTCCTGGACATCGCCGCGAACCCGAACTCCACCACCTCCCCCGCCTCGGTCAACGGCGGCGTCTACCTGACGACCGTCCAGCAGCTCGGCTACGACTACGAGAGCGGCAAGGTCACCGACCTGGCGGCCGGGCTGAAGAAGGCCGCCGCGCAGATCGACACGGACATCGCGCAGGCGAAGTAG
- a CDS encoding ROK family transcriptional regulator codes for MAGTAGTPGTPRVLRAMNDRAALDLLLTHGPLSRTRIGKLTGLSKPTASQLLARLEAAGLVLATGTTAGRPGPNAQLYAVNPAAGYAAGLDVTPERVLASVADVTGRTVGAHEVPTPGRNTAGAVVRQVTDALDGAVKAAGLTRDDVRRLVVATPGAFDPTTGRLRYASHLPGWHSPALLDDLAAALPMPVEYENDVNLAAVAEQRLGAARGHEDFVLLWNEGGLGAALVLGGRLHRGWTGGAGEVGFLPVPGAPLVRQVTKANSGGYQELAGSQAIPRLARELGIDDVPEGPYAEVAAALVRRAAAEDTALHRLLLQTYATRLATGLASLVSVLDPELVVLSGASLTAGGELLRALVQDELEELAASRPKLVMGDVTERPVLRGALESALAATRDEVFDTSR; via the coding sequence ATGGCAGGAACCGCCGGCACGCCGGGCACCCCGCGCGTCCTGCGCGCCATGAACGACCGCGCCGCGCTCGACCTCCTGTTGACGCACGGCCCGTTGTCGCGCACCCGCATCGGCAAGCTCACCGGCCTGTCGAAGCCCACCGCCTCACAGCTCCTGGCCCGGCTGGAGGCGGCGGGACTGGTCCTCGCGACCGGCACCACCGCGGGGCGGCCCGGCCCCAACGCCCAGCTCTACGCGGTCAACCCGGCCGCCGGGTACGCCGCGGGGCTCGACGTCACCCCCGAACGCGTCCTCGCCTCGGTCGCCGACGTCACCGGCCGGACCGTGGGCGCGCACGAGGTGCCCACACCCGGCAGGAACACCGCCGGAGCCGTCGTACGGCAGGTCACCGACGCCCTCGACGGCGCCGTCAAGGCCGCCGGCCTCACCCGGGACGACGTGCGCCGGCTCGTCGTCGCCACCCCCGGCGCCTTCGACCCCACCACCGGTCGCCTGCGCTACGCCTCCCACCTGCCCGGCTGGCACTCCCCCGCGCTGCTCGACGACCTCGCCGCAGCCCTGCCGATGCCGGTCGAGTACGAGAACGACGTCAACCTCGCCGCCGTCGCCGAACAGCGGCTCGGCGCGGCCCGCGGCCACGAGGACTTCGTCCTGCTGTGGAACGAGGGCGGGCTCGGCGCCGCCCTGGTCCTCGGCGGCCGGCTGCACCGCGGGTGGACCGGCGGCGCGGGCGAGGTCGGCTTCCTGCCGGTTCCGGGCGCGCCCCTGGTCCGTCAGGTGACCAAGGCCAACAGCGGCGGCTACCAGGAGCTCGCGGGCTCGCAGGCCATCCCCCGGCTGGCCCGGGAGCTCGGCATCGACGACGTCCCCGAGGGGCCGTACGCCGAGGTCGCCGCCGCGCTCGTACGGCGGGCCGCCGCCGAGGACACCGCCCTGCACCGGCTGCTGCTGCAGACCTACGCGACCCGGCTCGCGACCGGTCTCGCCTCGCTGGTCTCCGTGCTCGACCCCGAACTCGTCGTCCTCAGCGGCGCCTCCCTGACCGCCGGCGGCGAACTGCTGCGCGCCCTCGTCCAGGACGAACTGGAGGAGCTGGCCGCCTCCAGGCCGAAGCTGGTCATGGGCGACGTCACCGAACGGCCCGTGCTGCGCGGCGCGTTGGAGAGCGCGCTGGCCGCCACCCGCGACGAGGTCTTCGACACCTCGCGCTGA
- a CDS encoding mechanosensitive ion channel family protein, with product MSLPAVLLAADASPSPTPSESPTAVTVPSLQDAQESATNAASWVEQNWSTWLAIGLRVLLILVIAVVLRVVVQRAITKLIDRMNRTVASVDGTALGGLLVNNERRRQRSQAIGSVLRSVASFLILGTAALMVLGTFEINLAPLLASAGVAGVAIGFGARNLVTDFLSGVFMILEDQYGVGDQIDAGVASGEVIEVGLRVTKLRGDNGEIWYVRNGEVKRIGNLSQGWATAGVDVTVKASEDLDRVKSTLDEVAEKMSKEEPWNELLWSPIEVLGLDSVLLDSMVVRVSAKTMPGKSLTVERELRWRVKRAFDAADIRIVGGATAPATEDPADSSAAVAAPSAFANTESPQSSAATPIAQPRAGTTTPSPM from the coding sequence GTGTCCTTGCCCGCCGTCCTGCTGGCCGCCGACGCGTCGCCGTCGCCGACTCCCTCGGAGTCGCCGACCGCGGTGACCGTCCCGTCCCTCCAGGATGCCCAGGAGAGCGCGACGAACGCGGCCAGCTGGGTCGAGCAGAACTGGTCGACCTGGCTGGCGATCGGTCTGCGGGTGCTGCTGATCCTGGTGATCGCGGTGGTGCTGAGAGTGGTGGTGCAGCGGGCGATCACCAAGCTGATCGACCGGATGAACCGCACCGTCGCCTCGGTCGACGGCACGGCGCTGGGCGGGCTGCTGGTCAACAACGAGCGGCGGCGTCAGCGCTCGCAGGCGATCGGCTCGGTGCTGCGCTCGGTGGCGAGCTTCCTGATCCTGGGCACGGCCGCGCTGATGGTGCTGGGCACCTTCGAGATCAACCTGGCCCCGCTGCTGGCCTCGGCGGGTGTCGCGGGTGTCGCCATCGGTTTCGGCGCGCGCAACCTGGTCACCGACTTCCTCTCCGGCGTGTTCATGATCCTCGAGGACCAGTACGGCGTCGGCGACCAGATCGACGCGGGCGTGGCCTCCGGCGAGGTCATCGAGGTGGGGCTGCGGGTGACCAAGCTGCGCGGCGACAACGGGGAGATCTGGTACGTCCGCAACGGCGAGGTCAAGCGGATCGGCAACCTCTCCCAGGGCTGGGCGACGGCCGGCGTCGACGTGACCGTCAAGGCGTCCGAGGACCTCGACCGGGTGAAATCCACCCTGGACGAGGTCGCCGAGAAGATGAGCAAGGAAGAGCCCTGGAACGAGCTCCTGTGGAGCCCGATCGAGGTCCTCGGCCTGGACAGCGTCCTGCTCGACTCGATGGTGGTCCGCGTCTCCGCGAAGACGATGCCGGGCAAGTCCCTGACGGTCGAGCGGGAACTGCGCTGGCGGGTCAAGCGCGCCTTCGACGCGGCCGACATCCGCATCGTGGGGGGCGCGACCGCCCCCGCGACGGAGGACCCGGCGGACTCCTCGGCGGCGGTCGCGGCGCCCTCCGCGTTCGCCAACACGGAGTCCCCGCAGTCGTCGGCGGCGACGCCGATCGCCCAGCCCCGCGCGGGGACGACCACCCCCTCGCCGATGTAG
- a CDS encoding HNH endonuclease: protein MPHVLVLNASYEPLGVVPLRRALVLVLENKAVSLEESGAFLHSATVTVPAPSVVRLKRFVRVPYRGPVPLTRRALFARDGGRCMYCGGVATSVDHVVPRSRGGKHVWDNVVASCRRCNHTKADRHLVEIGWRLRHKPAPPSGLAWRIIGTGHRDPRWLPYLQPYGADDALARIDGISA, encoded by the coding sequence GTGCCGCACGTCCTGGTCCTCAACGCGTCGTACGAACCACTCGGCGTCGTACCGCTCCGCCGCGCGCTCGTCCTCGTCCTGGAGAACAAAGCGGTCTCCCTCGAGGAATCCGGCGCCTTCCTGCACAGCGCGACCGTCACAGTCCCCGCACCCAGCGTGGTCCGGCTCAAGCGATTCGTCCGGGTTCCCTATCGTGGGCCCGTCCCGCTGACCCGTCGGGCGCTGTTCGCCCGGGACGGGGGCCGGTGCATGTACTGCGGTGGCGTCGCAACCAGCGTCGACCACGTCGTCCCGCGCAGCCGCGGGGGCAAGCACGTGTGGGACAACGTCGTGGCGTCCTGCCGCCGCTGCAACCACACCAAGGCCGACCGGCACCTCGTCGAGATCGGCTGGCGGCTGCGGCACAAGCCTGCCCCGCCCTCCGGCCTCGCCTGGCGCATCATCGGCACGGGCCATCGGGATCCGCGCTGGCTGCCGTACCTGCAGCCGTACGGCGCGGACGACGCCCTGGCCAGGATCGACGGCATCTCCGCCTAG
- a CDS encoding ABC transporter ATP-binding protein: MTLELRNCTYGYRRWKQPVLQDFSYSLPEGLTVLLGPNGAGKSTLLKLAASVTTPQKGRVALDGAPAGTAAYRQAVAWMPQDIVPMPTLTAREYVAYIGWLKGMNRTDAWKQARKALARVELTDKIDARTSQLSGGQLRRVGVAGALVHGARVLLLDEPTAGMDPYQRRVFRDILRGLTGDVRVLLSTHDVADLAEEADHVTVMYGGSVLHHGDTHTFLAHTPPGTVEGRAAEGAYTALLRSHNVAA, from the coding sequence GTGACACTCGAACTCCGCAACTGCACCTACGGCTACCGGCGCTGGAAGCAGCCCGTCCTCCAGGACTTCTCCTACAGCCTGCCGGAAGGCCTCACCGTGTTGCTCGGTCCCAACGGGGCCGGCAAGTCGACGCTGCTGAAGCTCGCGGCCTCGGTGACCACCCCCCAGAAGGGACGCGTCGCCCTGGACGGCGCGCCGGCGGGGACCGCGGCGTACCGGCAGGCCGTGGCCTGGATGCCGCAGGACATCGTGCCCATGCCGACGCTGACCGCCCGCGAGTACGTCGCCTACATCGGCTGGCTCAAGGGCATGAACCGCACGGACGCCTGGAAGCAGGCCCGCAAGGCCCTCGCCCGTGTGGAGCTGACCGACAAGATCGACGCCCGCACGAGTCAGCTCTCCGGCGGCCAGTTGAGGCGCGTCGGCGTGGCCGGGGCGCTGGTGCACGGCGCCCGGGTCCTGCTGCTGGACGAGCCGACCGCCGGCATGGACCCCTACCAGCGCCGCGTGTTCCGCGACATCCTGCGCGGGCTCACCGGTGACGTGCGCGTCCTGCTGTCCACGCACGACGTCGCCGACCTCGCGGAGGAGGCCGACCACGTCACGGTCATGTACGGAGGGTCCGTCCTGCACCACGGCGACACCCACACGTTCCTGGCCCACACTCCGCCCGGAACCGTCGAGGGACGCGCCGCCGAAGGGGCGTACACCGCGCTGCTGAGAAGCCACAACGTCGCCGCCTGA